The Nitrosarchaeum sp. genomic interval AGTTATGCATTTTTTTTAGTTCTAAAAATTCAGTAAATATGTCATTTGACATGTTTGAAAATCCTTTCACACTGCATATCTTTACAGGAATTGATGTCTTTGATTTTGCTCTGAGTTGAGCTTTACTTGGAACACTGTTTCCTGATTTAACTTCTATCCACAAAAAATCATCTTCTTGAGGATCCTCTAGAAATCTTGTTTGGTTGGATGCAACTTTACAGACAAGAAAATCATAATTAAAGTATGGTGTAAAAATACTGCCATGAGGTTTACAAATATGCTTTATCTCTAATTGAAATTCTTCTGGTATTGAGATTAGAATTCTCTTAATATCTAGTTTGAATTCTATTTTTTCATAATTTTTACCTCTGAAAATTTGTTCAGATGATGCATATGCCCAATTTCTTTTAGTAAGCCATTCTTTTGCAAAACATTCACCCACCATTCCTATTAATCTATTTGACATATCCATGAGATAATTTACAAAATATAGTAGTTAATCACACGTTGATGCAAAATGAACAACAGAATTTAGAATCTAATTAAGCCTATTGTGCTTATTGTTAGATGGGAAATCAAACATTCATCTAGTTTTATAATTTTTTTAAAAAATAAAAAATGGGTTAATTTTTCTTTGATGAAATAATTAACTATGTGGATTCTTTCCAGATGGTCTGCCTGTTTTACTTGCACCGCCAGCTTTACCACTACCGCCACCTCTTCCGCCTTTTCCTATGTCATTTCACCTCCTCAGTCATTATCCCACTCTACATCTTCTACGTAATCTGAAAACTGCCCAGTCTCCTCATTGAATACATTTCCGTCAGTTGTGATCATTTCTGATTATCACCTATTGTTTTCATCACTCTGGCTTTGAAGTCTGGTGTGGTATTGCTTTCTATGATTCTTTTTGCAGCCTCAGTCGTCATTTTTGATTTTGCCATATGTTAATTATCTTAAAAATACTATATTTGCACAGATGAACCCATTTAATGGTCATATGACCAAAATGAGAATAAGGTGATAAGATTGGTTAGAAAAAAACATGATTTACTGAGAACTGGATTGTCTTCAGAATTATTTTTTTTGGCAATGCTAAAGCCAGATACTGGCTCTGATCTAGGAAGACGTTTACAAGGCCGAAAAACACCCTCAATGTCAAAAATTTACCGCAATCTAAATGATTTAGAATTTTCTAAATATCTCAAGAAAATTGATAATGTCTACCATGTAAATCCAAAAAAATTATTTTTAGAAATAGAGAATCAGTTAAAATCAAAAAACCAATATTTTGACGATGTTGAAAAAAAATTGATTATTAAAGTATTATCTGGAAACTTTTTTTTGGGTATTTTTAGTATTAGGACAATTGAAGAATTAAAAAGACAACCAAAAGGTGATCATAAAATCGATGCACTAACTATATTTTTCAATTATATTGGACATTTTTCTAGTATTGTGTTGTTTCAATGTTTACATGATCCTAAAATAAAAAAATCAAATCAAATATTAAAAAAAATGTCTCCAAATGAAGTTGATGAAATGTTTAATGAACTTGATACTTTTGAACAAGAATTTAGTGTCAAAGGAAAAAAACTTATTGATTCTGAAATTTCTAAAATGCCAAAACAATTCATTCTTTCTATGGAACAATCTACCCCCGCTTTTTTTGAAATAATTGATAACATGAAATACAGTATTGGAAAACTTTCGTCAATGGTTCCATTCTATATGATGAAAGAGTCGACATTGAAAAAACTAAGCTCACTATGGGATCAGAGTAAGGGATTTGAATTAGGAGTTAAGATGGCCTTAAAACCTCAACGTTAATTGAATTTTTGAAAAAATGTCAAATTATTTTATTTCAAGCAATGATAGGTCTATAGAGATTTGGGGTACTGCTCTTCTTCCATTTGAGCCTACTGGATGGCTAAAAGACCTTAGAACAGAAATTCAAAATAAAATAAAACAACTAAAACCTACAAATTTTCTTTATTCCAAATTAACCTCTTCAAAAAGAGACAAGGTAGATCTTGATAATGTTTTGTTTTACAATGTTGCATATTCTACATTTTCTAATTTATCGCTTGATTCTATTATAATGGAGCGAAGTTATCAAAAACCAAAACCTACACCTGATGGAAAAAATTATGATTATTATCTATATTATACAGTTGAAAAAGTAGAATCAGAACATAAACGGAAAAAAGTTCTAGGTACTTTTTCTAATTTACCTATAGATAATTTTGACTCACAAACTAAGGTTGATAGAATTTGGTATTCTATTAAAAAAGGTAGCATTACTCATTTTAAAAAAAATCATACTACAGAATTTGGCGTAAACATCTCGATCACCTCATCTAATCTTCGATTAGTATCTGAAGTTGGAATGAAAAGAATTATCGATGCATCTATTGCCTCTTTTCAATCTCATCTTGGAGATGAACCTGAGATGTTTAAGAGATTAGCTCAAAACTTATCAATAAATCAAAACGATGCAAAATATCTACTCTGTGATGAATCTCACGCTGTATTAGGAAGCAGTAGTTTACTTACATCCCATCGTGATGGAATTAAATGGAATCCAAATGATGATTTGGCAGTTTTTATCTCACTTGCTCTAAATTCAAATCAAAAATCTCTTGATGTATCTGGGGAAATATTTTCTGTATCTTAAGGAATTCTATAGGTATCATTTGCAATTTTATCTAATTTTTCGCTAATCTTTTTCATAGTCTCATGTAATGATTTTACTTCTTCAAGAAGTAACTTTAGTGTATCATTAACCAGATCTATGTGTGTTATTTCTTCTGAACCCATGAATTATGTTATGGTGTATCTATAAAAAAAGGCTTTATTTTATAATAAAAGTATTATTTTCTTAAATTCTAGTTCTACATTATCTCCTTTGATTATTTATGGTTGAAGAAATTTTAAGTTATGATGAAATGTGTGCTAGAGAAAAAACTAGTCTTCAAAAAGGCATTAATTTTAACTTGGGTGAAAGACACTCTATTGTTTTAATGTCTAGAATACCTGGTGCAAAATATGAAGATGAATTTCTAGAAAACAACACAGTTTTGATTTATGAAGGTCATAATGCTTACCAGAAAGAAGGAGTTGATACTACAACTATAGATCAACCAGAAAGAGTTGCAGGAAAACTTACTCAGAATGGAAAATTTCATGAGGCTGCAACTCAGTTCAAAAATGGTGATAGAACTGCAGAGCGTGTTAAAGTATATGAAAATCTAGGTGGTGCAACTTGGATTTATCATGGAGATTTCTTTCTAACTGATTCATGGATTCACCATAATGGCACAAGAAAAGTATTCAAATTCAAATTAACTGCTCATGACGGAAGTCAATTTACTGTAAAAGATACTGATACCATACAACGAAGAAAAGTTATTCCAAGTAATATAATGACTAAAGTATTGGAACTACATGGCCGTAGCTGTCATGAGTGTCATAGCACAGATAATCTGACGTTTATTCATACTGGAACTGATTTGATAACTAGTGATAATGTTCACATTGTTTGTGATAAACACTATATGTAAAATCTTTGAACTTGTCTTCTATTTAAAACGAAAATAATTTGGAAATCCTTTTGTACATCGTATTAAAGTATTAATTTATGGGTATAGGAAATTTTTTTCGTAATCTCAATCGTAATTCTAAACTGATTCAAGTTGATTGTTCTGATGGAAATCCACGTTTTATTGAGAAAAACCCTACAGAATTTTTAAAATCA includes:
- a CDS encoding HNH endonuclease, translated to MVEEILSYDEMCAREKTSLQKGINFNLGERHSIVLMSRIPGAKYEDEFLENNTVLIYEGHNAYQKEGVDTTTIDQPERVAGKLTQNGKFHEAATQFKNGDRTAERVKVYENLGGATWIYHGDFFLTDSWIHHNGTRKVFKFKLTAHDGSQFTVKDTDTIQRRKVIPSNIMTKVLELHGRSCHECHSTDNLTFIHTGTDLITSDNVHIVCDKHYM